From Pyrenophora tritici-repentis strain M4 chromosome 1, whole genome shotgun sequence, the proteins below share one genomic window:
- a CDS encoding KIP1, Kinesin protein, whose protein sequence is MATSPPGSPANGVPRPMSAMIRPNRSSSRMSMSSKPSGSRASDDDSRTAVKVAVRVRPPLQHGEPGYELIPQRFRNALCHVTSPSSLTVDAPGGKKVFVFDRVFGEDIEQEGVFEYVSDSVNSFVQGYNVSILAYGQSGAGKSYTMGTTGPRDQADADVMGIIPRAAALLFEKLEGCHSRTPSSGIRAPSRLSGMHNASAKSSSPANRNWQLKATYVEIYNEQLRDLLLPEHIAAVERPQVNIREDRDGRILLTGLTQIPINSVDDMLGALNFGSAIRQTDATAVNAKSSRSHAVFSLNLVQKKSSPAPLTTTREKRRSVPIEMMSGSSESWVTVDSKLHFVDLAGSERLKNTGAQGERAREGISINAGLASLGKVISQLSARSHGGYVSYRDSRLTRLLQDSLGGNAITYMIACVNPAEFHLSETLNTVQYAQRARAIQVKPQIQQVHDDSDKQAAIDRLRAEVQFLRDQIRLSERTDRKKGSSQDRGERQDEREAELQNQLLDVQENYNALSARHAKLISEITKARDNNETETPMLKDAIGDSALERLKRSNSFAEAVESVVLEYEKTIQTLESSLSNTRSTLSTHESDLLEKETRIAILESQNHHLQARIQKAMERDANNEEYVQSLERQIDNSANGIEKNDTVISELREKLQKARENETSSEEYISTLEERLAENEQETEIMSREIERLKHVVERQRSIAKLDNLLYELDKGDGKSDEYLNGHARAPSDPFLDKRPKLEKRATGESMHQFGTPVDAIPEEADSERPHTASTAAAHGPEDNLAVKAVDEPSSPAQSRFVHDKLDTVTQELLDLRVEHEGTLQDYEKLASKYQEALRTLAALQDSVDEARLRGPASVPSSRPVSFLANAAGNGPTAEDGKMSSSMTLSAELSMAEVGNTSIVDDDTEVGAEQSPERCPSATSMHQEQHVPEAVLVQELKALKLLYNEKEERVGKLEQVYAELQEEHQDTLDYVEELKSEVTKAQMNRPSSPSLHMIRRKSSQAVLANDRSNRAFASLRNLGLDTFEEDSDALQSFELNLNTIMSELHIRSERVQDLEMEVQTVRKEMEGKMTLISGLTKERSSLKASSPLDISIVASMQEQMRQNEEHIKELKESHTQREHHLQEQIESLKASVRPIDSSEEVLSPRQIPDAPSSLNGVGVSEDATTRHSELTSLTEEAAHWQSKHLEAIEVTRVSEQRHLETVRELESAKQRLEVDHALRLSEIEQTRGAEAEIALQQERSKHAELIAALQAEVDEHKSTAINNAARLAELEESHASIIQQIEEDSEARALTEKELDTHRSLVANLERQIEEHKSAIEYHEQGMNSIQESHAAELEKLRLELSTHQESATSLEADLVKAKSEMTMLLEGVSAALGEETDVSTIVSHIESLVAERKSIATRLDEAVSDLESARKELTEATKTISTLKGNLKEFEVINAETLKELERVSEKENKSARLVQELEDQLNQNWDQHEAANNRLSALQTERSRELQDAMTHGDELEKEVQESRIKIALLESQLVDAKRNSARGSLDPRDDLQRSNSNNSTARKSTAHTSLPSPPPAIPLPPLPPGSPPPQAAAPSPPTSRHQSKDIAHAQLVEDQEARIRTIEKHLFAEKQLTATLEDALTDLEASSTKTKTDLDQFRKKCASLEEELNVMRKERSQARHSLQAVEEERNARLRVEAERAHLEARMAALNNAQKKSKKKGTLNCF, encoded by the exons ATGGCCACCTCACCACCAGGCTCGCCCGCAAATGGAGTCCCACGTCCCATGAGCGCAATGATCCGGCCAAACCGCAGTTCCAGTCGCATGAGCATGAGCAGCAAGCCCAGTGGAAGCAGAGCCTCAGACGACGACAGTAGAACCGCAGTCAAAGTTG CTGTGCGCGTACGGCCTCCACTCCAACACGGCGAACCTGGCTACGAGCTCATCCCCCAGCGCTTTCGCAATGCCCTCTGTCACGTTACTTCACCCTCGAGCCTCACTGTAGACGCACCTGGCGGCAAGAAGGTCTTCGTCTTCGACCGAGTCTTTGGCGAGGACATTGAGCAGGAAGGCGTCTTCGAATATGTCTCGGACAGCGTCAACTCGTTTGTACAGGGCTACAATGTCTCTATTCTCGCCTACGGCCAGTCGGGCGCTGGAAAGTCATACACAATGGGCACCACCGGTCCCCGGGACCAAGCGGATGCCGATGTCATGG GCATCATCCCCCGTGCTGCGGCGTTACTTTTTGAGAAACTCGAGGGCTGCCACAGCCGCACCCCATCATCAGGCATTCGTGCTCCAAGCCGATTGTCGGGAATGCACAATGCCTCGGCCAAGTCCTCATCGCCGGCGAACAGGAATTGGCAGCTCAAGGCGACTTACGTCGAG ATCTACAACGAGCAACTTCGCGACCTTCTGCTCCCTGAACACATTGCCGCTGTCGAGCGACCACAAGTGAACATTCGCGAAGATCGTGATGGCCGCATTCTCCTCACTGGACTGACTCAGATACCCATCAACTCTGTCGACGACATGCTTGGCGCTCTCAACTTCGGCTCCGCAATCCGACAGACTGATGCAACCGCTGTTAACGCCAAATCGTCCCGCTCTCACGCCGTCTTTAGTCTGAACTTAGTTCAAAAGAAGTCATCCCCAGCCCCCCTTACCACTACACGTGAGAAGCGCCGCTCGGTCCCCATCGAAATGATGTCAGGATCAAGCGAAAGCTGGGTCACGGTCGACAGCAAGCTCCATTTCGTGGATCTAGCAGGAAGTGAGCGGTTGAAGAACACCGGGGCCCAGGGCGAGCGTGCCAGAGAAGGAATTTCAATCAATGCCGGACTTGCAAGTTTGGGTAAAGTCATTTCGCAGCTGTCAGCACGCTCGCACGGCGGCTATGTCTCATACCGCGATTCTCGGCTCACGCGTCTTCTGCAAGACTCGCTTGGCGGCAACGCCATCACCTACATGATTGCTTGCGTTAATCCTGCAGAGTTTCATCTTAGCGAAACCTTGAATACAGTGCAATATGCACAGCGAGCACGCGCTATCCAGGTCAAGCCACAGATTCAACAGGTCCATGACGACAGCGATAAACAGGCCGCCATCGACCGGTTGCGGGCCGAAGTCCAGTTTCTCCGGGACCAGATACGGTTATCCGAGCGTACGGATCGCAAGAAGGGCAGTTCTCAAGATCGGGGCGAGCGGCAGGACGAGCGCGAAGCCGAGCTTCAGAACCAATTGCTCGATGTTCAGGAAAACTACAATGCTCTTAGCGCCCGTCACGCTAAGCTTATCTCCGAGATCACAAAGGCACGCGACAACAACGAGACGGAGACGCCCATGCTCAAGGATGCCATTGGCGATTCTGCGCTTGAGCGATTGAAGCGTTCCAATTCGTTCGCCGAAGCTGTCGAGTCTGTAGTGCTGGAATACGAGAAGACGATCCAAACGCTAGAGTCGTCCCTCTCTAATACCCGCTCAACCCTATCAACGCATGAGAGCGATCTCCTGGAGAAAGAGACGCGTATCGCAATTCTCGAAAGCCAGAACCACCACCTGCAAGCACGCATTCAGAAAGCAATGGAGCGGGACGCAAACAATGAAGAATACGTCCAGTCACTCGAACGCCAGATCGACAATTCGGCTAATGGCATTGAGAAGAATGACACCGTCATCTCTGAGCTGCGGGAGAAGCTACAAAAAGCTCGTGAGAACGAGACGAGCAGCGAGGAGTACATTTCCACCTTGGAAGAGCGCCTAGCCGAGAACGAGCAGGAGACTGAGATCATGAGTCGCGAGATTGAGCGACTCAAGCATGTCGTTGAAAGGCAACGTAGCATCGCCAAATTAGACAATTTGCTTTACGAACTCGACAAGGGTGACGGGAAATCCGATGAATACCTCAACGGTCATGCGCGGGCACCCAGCGATCCCTTTCTCGACAAGCGTCCTAAACTGGAGAAGCGAGCCACGGGCGAAAGCATGCATCAGTTCGGCACACCAGTCGACGCCATTCCCGAGGAGGCCGACAGCGAGCGTCCACACACCGCCAGCACAGCTGCTGCTCATGGCCCAGAGGACAACTTGGCTGTCAAGGCTGTCGACGAACCTTCCAGTCCCGCACAATCTCGCTTTGTTCACGACAAGCTCGACACTGTTACACAAGAGCTGCTTGATCTACGTGTAGAACACGAAGGAACTCTTCAGGATTACGAGAAGCTTGCTAGCAAGTACCAAGAAGCTCTCCGGACTCTGGCTGCTCTCCAAGACTCCGTCGACGAAGCTCGTCTTCGCGGGCCGGCATCTGTGCCATCTTCACGACCGGTGTCCTTCCTAGCAAACGCTGCAGGCAATGGACCAACGGCAGAAGACGGAAAGATGTCATCATCGATGACATTGTCTGCAGAGTTGTCTATGGCTGAGGTCGGCAATACCAGTATAGTAGATGACGACACAGAAGTTGGCGCTGAACAGAGCCCGGAGCGGTGCCCATCAGCCACCTCTATGCACCAAGAACAGCATGTTCCGGAGGCTGTGTTGGTCCAAGAGCTCAAGGCTTTGAAGCTTTTATACAACGAGAAGGAAGAACGCGTGGGCAAGCTGGAACAGGTCTATGCTGAGCTGCAAGAAGAACATCAGGACACCCTCGACTACGTTGAGGAGCTTAAGTCGGAGGTTACGAAAGCTCAGATGAACAGGCCTTCTTCGCCATCACTCCACATGATCCGCCGCAAGTCCAGCCAGGCAGTCCTTGCCAATGACCGCTCTAACCGCGCTTTTGCCTCGCTCCGCAACCTTGGTCTGGATACATTCGAGGAGGACTCTGATGCTCTACAGTCTTTCGAGCTCAATCTGAACACAATCATGTCTGAGTTGCATATCCGGTCTGAACGAGTTCAGGACTTGGAGATGGAGGTGCAAACCGTGCGCAAGGAGATGGAAGGCAAGATGACCTTGATCAGCGGTCTGACCAAGGAACGTTCCAGCTTGAAAGCTAGTTCGCCTCTTGACATCTCAATTGTTGCTTCTATGCAGGAGCAGATGAGGCAGAACGAGGAGCATATCAAAGAGTTGAAGGAGTCACATACTCAGCGTGAGCATCACCTCCAGGAGCAGATTGAATCGCTCAAAGCTTCCGTCAGGCCCATCGACTCATCAGAGGAGGTATTATCACCACGACAGATCCCTGACGCGCCATCATCGCTCAACGGAGTCGGCGTATCTGAGGACGCTACTACTCGTCATAGCGAGCTCACTAGCCTCACCGAAGAGGCTGCACATTGGCAATCCAAGCATCTCGAGGCTATTGAGGTTACCAGAGTTTCCGAGCAGCGCCATCTCGAAACTGTCCGTGAGCTGGAGTCTGCGAAGCAACGCCTTGAAGTCGACCACGCTCTACGCTTGTCGGAGATTGAGCAGACCCGAGGCGCAGAGGCTGAGATTGCTCTACAGCAGGAGAGGTCCAAGCACGCTGAGCTCATCGCCGCACTACAAGCTGAGGTCGACGAGCATAAGTCAACGGCTATCAATAACGCTGCACGCCTTGCTGAGCTTGAGgagtcacatgcaagcaTCATTCAACAGATTGAAGAAGACTCCGAAGCCCGTGCTCTCACCGAGAAGGAACTAGATACTCATCGTTCTCTCGTTGCAAACTTGGAGAGACAAATTGAGGAGCACAAGTCAGCCATTGAGTATCATGAACAAGGCATGAACTCTATTCAGGAATCGCATGCAGCTGAGCTCGAGAAGCTCAGACTGGAGCTTTCTACTCATCAAGAGAGCGCAACTTCGCTAGAAGCTGATCTCGTCAAGGCCAAGAGCGAGATGACAATGCTACTTGAGGGTGTTTCAGCGGCCTTGGGCGAAGAGACCGATGTCAGCACCATTGTATCTCACATTGAATCACTGGTCGCAGAACGCAAGTCCATTGCCACTCGACTTGATGAGGCTGTCAGTGATCTTGAATCAGCGAGGAAGGAGCTTACGGAGGCTACCAAAACCATCAGCACACTCAAGGGTAATCTGAAGGAGTTTGAGGTCATCAACGCCGAAACCttgaaggagctcgagaGGGTCAGTGAGAAGGAGAACAAGAGCGCCCGCCTCGTCCaagagctggaagaccaGCTCAACCAGAACTGGGACCAGCATGAAGCTGCCAACAACCGACTGTCCGCTCTACAAACTGAGCGTAGTCGCGAGCTTCAAGATGCCATGACCCATGGCGATGAACTTGAGAAGGAAGTGCAAGAATCGCGTATCAAGATTGCGCTCCTAGAG TCACAACTCGTGGACGCAAAGCGAAACTCAGCCCGTGGCTCCCTGGACCCTCGTGATGATCTTCAACGATCCAACTCAAACAACTCCACCGCGCGCAAGAGCACAGCACACACGTCGTTGCCTTCGCCACCGCCCGCGATTCCCCTTCCTCCACTCCCTCCTGGCAGCCCACCACCTCAAGCTGCTGCGCCTTCCCCACCTACCTCGCGCCACCAAAGCAAGGACATTGCACATGCTCAGTTGGTTGAGGACCAGGAGGCTCGCATCCGCACCATCGAGAAGCACCTCTTTGCCGAGAAGCAACTTACAGCTACTCTTGAGGATGCTTTGACCGATTTGGAAGCATCAAGCACCAAGACCAAGACTGATCTGGATCAGTTCAGAAAGAAGTGCGCTAGTTTGGAAGAGGAACTGAACGTGATGCGCAAAGAGCGCAGTCAAGCCCGTCACTCTCTCCAAGCCGTCGAGGAAGAGCGAAACGCACGTCTCCGCGTCGAGGCTGAGCGAGCCCATCTGGAAGCCCGCATGGCCGCCCTCAACAATGCGCAaaagaagagcaagaagaaggGAACTCTGAACTGCTTCTAA